One Streptomyces sp. SAI-135 DNA segment encodes these proteins:
- a CDS encoding Rieske 2Fe-2S domain-containing protein, whose product MSAPRRHPRTRENRMLRLFARLERQPRQDPLIDTLRTGIQALPLGRGRDVLHGTWLGHPVHPLLVQVPIGSWLSAAVLDATKGRPREAGLLVGVGLAAAFPAAVTGAVDWAELQRPQMRVGLVHAVSNTVAVGLYAASLACRVTGRARAGRTLGLLGLAAVGSGGMLGGHLAYRQAAGVNHTEAVPHVVADRWHRIGAVDDFPVGRPVRRSVDDVPVVVVREPGGAIHALADRCSHLAGPLSEGTVSDGCVECPWHGSVFRLSDGLNVRGPALAPQPAFDTRITDGQVEIRLVRHAGEDGREERAGDRTEPDPHRNEAGRGPAHGHTH is encoded by the coding sequence ATGAGCGCGCCACGACGTCATCCACGGACCCGAGAGAACCGGATGCTGCGGCTGTTCGCCCGCCTGGAGCGGCAGCCGCGGCAGGACCCCCTGATCGACACACTCCGGACGGGGATACAGGCCCTGCCGCTCGGCCGCGGCCGGGACGTACTGCACGGCACATGGCTGGGGCACCCCGTCCACCCGCTGCTGGTGCAGGTGCCGATCGGCAGCTGGCTGTCCGCCGCCGTCCTGGACGCGACGAAGGGCCGCCCCCGCGAGGCGGGTCTGCTGGTGGGCGTCGGCCTCGCGGCGGCCTTCCCCGCCGCGGTGACCGGCGCCGTGGACTGGGCGGAACTCCAGCGCCCGCAGATGCGTGTCGGGCTGGTCCACGCCGTGTCCAACACGGTGGCCGTCGGCCTGTACGCGGCCTCCCTCGCCTGCCGGGTCACCGGCCGTGCGCGCGCCGGCCGGACCCTGGGCCTCCTGGGACTCGCGGCCGTGGGATCCGGCGGCATGCTGGGCGGCCACCTGGCCTACCGGCAGGCCGCCGGGGTCAACCACACCGAGGCCGTACCGCATGTCGTCGCCGACCGCTGGCACCGGATCGGCGCGGTGGACGACTTCCCGGTCGGCCGGCCGGTGCGGCGCAGCGTGGACGACGTACCCGTCGTGGTGGTGCGTGAGCCCGGCGGGGCGATCCACGCGCTGGCCGACCGGTGCAGCCATCTGGCGGGGCCGCTGTCCGAGGGGACGGTGTCCGACGGATGCGTGGAGTGCCCCTGGCACGGCAGCGTCTTCCGCCTCTCGGACGGCCTGAACGTCCGCGGCCCTGCCCTGGCGCCCCAGCCGGCCTTCGACACACGGATCACCGACGGGCAGGTCGAGATACGACTGGTCCGGCATGCCGGGGAGGACGGACGAGAAGAGCGGGCCGGGGATCGCACGGAACCGGACCCGCACCGCAACGAGGCAGGACGGGGACCCGCTCATGGCCACACCCACTGA
- a CDS encoding AAA family ATPase, translating into MVGTEETRLIVLRGNSASGKSSVAAGLRERFGRGLALVGQDNLRRTVLRERARPGAANIGLIELTARYALDSGYHVVVEGILSADRYGEMLARLRADHRGPTHGYYLHVPFEQTLARHATKPIAHEVSEPQLRDWYRELDLLPGGVETVVGADSTLTETVGRVMAETGLAGLSPLDR; encoded by the coding sequence ATGGTGGGCACCGAGGAGACTCGGCTGATCGTCCTGCGCGGAAACTCCGCCTCCGGGAAGTCGAGCGTGGCCGCCGGCCTGCGTGAGCGCTTCGGGCGTGGCCTGGCCCTGGTCGGCCAGGACAACCTGCGCCGGACCGTGCTCCGGGAGCGCGCCCGGCCCGGCGCGGCGAACATCGGTCTGATCGAACTGACCGCGCGCTACGCCCTGGACTCCGGCTACCACGTGGTGGTGGAGGGCATCCTGTCCGCCGACCGCTACGGCGAGATGCTCGCCCGGCTCCGGGCCGACCACCGCGGCCCGACCCACGGCTACTACCTGCACGTGCCGTTCGAGCAGACCCTCGCCCGCCATGCGACCAAACCGATCGCCCACGAGGTGAGCGAACCACAACTGCGCGACTGGTACCGGGAGTTGGATCTGCTGCCAGGTGGCGTCGAGACCGTCGTAGGAGCCGACAGCACCCTGACGGAGACGGTCGGCCGCGTCATGGCCGAAACGGGGCTGGCCGGACTGTCCCCACTCGATCGCTGA
- a CDS encoding phosphatase PAP2 family protein, with protein MLDRPQPEQRTARALLRDLAALDQALYEAVTVTRTPALDHALRRLSAAADHSKISFTIAGVLALWPGRPRRAAALGVAAIGVASASANMLGKRLVRRPRPHRAVDSPFPGRHVPMPESASFPSGHTASAVAFAAAVGPALPVATLPLGLLACAVGYSRIHTGVHYPGDVVAGAVLGTGAAAAVLAAAGRHGGGLRPARRTG; from the coding sequence ATGCTTGACCGACCGCAGCCCGAACAGCGGACCGCCCGAGCGCTGTTGCGGGATCTCGCCGCCCTCGACCAGGCGCTGTACGAGGCCGTCACGGTCACCCGGACACCGGCCCTGGACCACGCCCTGCGGCGGCTGTCGGCGGCGGCGGACCACTCCAAGATCTCCTTCACGATCGCCGGAGTGCTCGCCCTGTGGCCCGGCCGGCCGCGGCGCGCCGCCGCCCTCGGGGTCGCGGCCATCGGTGTCGCCTCGGCGAGCGCGAACATGCTCGGCAAACGCCTGGTGCGCCGGCCCCGTCCGCACCGGGCCGTGGACTCGCCGTTCCCGGGACGGCATGTGCCGATGCCCGAGTCCGCTTCGTTCCCCTCGGGGCACACGGCGTCCGCGGTCGCCTTCGCGGCGGCGGTCGGGCCGGCGCTTCCCGTCGCCACCCTGCCGCTCGGGCTGCTGGCCTGCGCGGTGGGCTACTCGCGGATCCACACCGGCGTGCACTATCCGGGCGATGTCGTCGCCGGTGCCGTGCTGGGCACCGGTGCGGCGGCCGCGGTCCTCGCGGCCGCCGGACGGCACGGAGGCGGCCTCCGTCCCGCGCGGCGCACCGGCTGA
- a CDS encoding diacylglycerol kinase family protein, with product MNEVEPEGSGTAARTLARLALLCLAGVVAAVVAAGQWLLLLLGLVGLGLAGAGLWWALAHRGLARLCGALLAVAAPVAVLVLYAVSGLWPFAASALGLWVAALACARSALRRLRAPRGPHSRPVRPPRRPVLIMNPRSGGGKVGEHGLVERAEALGARVILLDVDGDPDPAALARQALAEGADLLGVAGGDGTQALVAGVAAEHDVPFMVLAAGTRNHFAMDLGLDRDDPASGLDALTHGVEIRVDLGDVAGRPFVNTVSFGTYAEIVQSPEYRDAKASTTLDLLPDLLVGGAGAQLTATADGRLLEAPHALLVSNNPYAQAGPIGVGRRSHLDGGRLGVISVRIEGAAQAAELALLGERASGITSSTSRRVTVAADTETIPVAVDGEALLLPQPVVCTVRHKALRVRVPTDRPGAPYTAPSVDWRRVVRLALPRTPFSAVKNQEQSDA from the coding sequence ATGAACGAGGTGGAGCCCGAGGGCTCCGGTACCGCGGCGCGGACACTGGCCCGGCTGGCTCTGCTCTGCCTGGCAGGAGTGGTCGCGGCCGTGGTGGCCGCGGGCCAGTGGCTGCTGTTGCTGCTGGGCCTCGTCGGCCTCGGTCTGGCCGGTGCCGGCCTCTGGTGGGCGCTGGCCCACCGGGGCCTGGCGCGGCTGTGCGGTGCCCTCCTGGCGGTGGCCGCACCCGTCGCCGTCCTGGTCCTGTACGCGGTGTCCGGCCTGTGGCCGTTCGCCGCTTCGGCGCTCGGCCTGTGGGTGGCCGCACTGGCCTGCGCCCGCAGCGCGCTGCGCAGGCTGCGCGCGCCGCGTGGCCCGCACTCCCGTCCGGTCCGGCCGCCCCGCCGACCGGTCCTGATCATGAACCCGCGGTCCGGCGGCGGCAAGGTCGGCGAGCACGGGCTGGTCGAGCGGGCCGAGGCGTTGGGTGCCCGGGTGATCCTCCTCGACGTGGACGGCGACCCCGACCCGGCGGCGCTGGCCCGCCAGGCCCTCGCCGAGGGCGCGGACCTGCTCGGTGTGGCGGGCGGGGACGGCACGCAGGCACTGGTGGCCGGTGTTGCCGCGGAGCACGACGTGCCGTTCATGGTGCTCGCCGCCGGGACCCGCAACCACTTCGCGATGGACCTGGGCCTGGACCGTGACGATCCCGCGAGCGGTCTGGACGCCCTCACACACGGCGTGGAGATCCGGGTCGACCTCGGGGACGTGGCGGGCAGGCCCTTCGTGAACACGGTCTCCTTCGGTACGTACGCGGAGATCGTGCAGAGCCCCGAGTACCGCGACGCCAAGGCGTCCACCACGCTCGACCTGCTGCCGGACCTGCTGGTCGGCGGAGCCGGGGCACAGCTGACCGCCACGGCGGACGGCCGGCTGCTCGAGGCGCCGCACGCGCTGCTGGTGAGCAACAACCCCTACGCGCAGGCCGGCCCGATCGGCGTCGGTCGCAGATCGCACCTCGACGGGGGCCGGCTCGGTGTGATCAGTGTGCGGATCGAGGGCGCGGCGCAGGCCGCCGAACTCGCCCTGCTGGGGGAGCGGGCCAGCGGGATCACCTCGTCCACCTCGCGCCGGGTGACCGTCGCGGCCGACACGGAGACGATCCCGGTGGCCGTGGACGGAGAAGCACTGCTGCTGCCCCAGCCGGTCGTGTGCACCGTACGACACAAGGCGCTGCGGGTGCGGGTACCGACGGACCGTCCCGGTGCGCCGTACACCGCCCCCTCCGTCGACTGGCGCCGTGTGGTGCGCCTCGCCCTCCCCCGGACCCCCTTTTCGGCCGTCAAGAACCAGGAGCAGAGCGATGCTTGA
- a CDS encoding catalase, which yields MTDVSGTGPAPADDRKVLTNRQGHPVHDNQNQRTVGARGPATLENYQFLEKISHFDRERIPERVVHARGVTAYGYFESYGAWGDEPISRYTRAKLFQERGKRTDVAVRFSTVIGGRDSSEAARDPRGFAVKFYTEDGNWDLVGNNLGVFFIRDAIKFPDVIHALKPDPVTFEQQPRRIFDFMSQTPESMHMLVNLFSPRGIPADYRHMQGFGVNTYKWVNADGETKLVKYHWMPKQGVRSMTEEDAANVQADSLGHATKDLYEAVARGDHPEWELLVQMMDDHEHPELDFDPLDDTKTWPEQDFPPKPVGRMVLDRMPENFFAENEQISFGTGVLVDGLDFSDDKMLVGRTFSYSDTQRYRVGPNYLQLPVNQAKNAEVRTNQRDGQMAYHVDGGGENPIVNYEPSITGGLREGQYPTHDEQGPEIHGRLTRKRIPRTNDYLQAGQRYLLLEEWERDDLVKNLTGLLAQCDRPVQERMVWHFLLVENDLGLRIGDGLGISPEDVAGLEPLAGQDLTDEDRKRLSNLGKNPPRDVEGLTMTHCVPDERHVVTR from the coding sequence ATGACGGACGTGTCCGGTACCGGTCCCGCTCCGGCGGACGACCGCAAGGTGCTCACCAACCGCCAGGGCCACCCGGTCCACGACAACCAGAACCAGCGCACCGTCGGCGCCCGCGGGCCCGCCACGCTGGAGAACTACCAGTTCCTGGAGAAGATCAGCCACTTCGACCGGGAGCGGATCCCCGAGCGCGTCGTGCACGCGCGCGGTGTGACCGCCTACGGCTATTTCGAGTCCTACGGCGCCTGGGGCGACGAACCGATCAGCAGGTACACCCGGGCCAAGCTGTTCCAGGAGCGCGGCAAGCGCACCGACGTGGCGGTCCGCTTCTCCACCGTCATCGGCGGCCGCGATTCCTCCGAGGCCGCCCGTGACCCGCGCGGCTTCGCCGTGAAGTTCTACACCGAGGACGGCAACTGGGACCTGGTCGGCAACAACCTGGGTGTCTTCTTCATCCGGGACGCGATCAAGTTCCCGGACGTCATCCACGCCCTCAAGCCCGACCCGGTCACCTTCGAGCAGCAGCCGCGGCGCATCTTCGACTTCATGTCGCAGACACCGGAGTCGATGCACATGCTCGTCAACCTGTTCAGCCCGCGCGGCATCCCCGCGGACTACCGCCACATGCAGGGCTTCGGCGTCAACACCTACAAGTGGGTCAACGCCGACGGCGAGACCAAGCTGGTCAAGTACCACTGGATGCCCAAGCAGGGCGTCCGCTCGATGACCGAGGAGGACGCCGCCAACGTGCAGGCCGACTCGCTCGGCCACGCCACCAAGGACCTCTACGAGGCGGTCGCCCGCGGTGACCACCCCGAGTGGGAGCTCCTGGTGCAGATGATGGACGACCACGAGCACCCCGAGCTGGACTTCGACCCGCTGGACGACACCAAGACCTGGCCCGAGCAGGACTTCCCGCCGAAGCCGGTGGGCCGGATGGTGCTGGACCGGATGCCGGAGAACTTCTTCGCGGAGAACGAGCAGATCTCCTTCGGCACCGGTGTCCTCGTCGACGGACTGGACTTCTCCGACGACAAGATGCTGGTCGGCCGTACCTTCTCCTACAGCGACACCCAGCGCTACCGGGTCGGCCCGAACTACCTCCAACTGCCGGTCAACCAGGCGAAGAACGCCGAGGTGCGCACCAACCAGCGCGACGGCCAGATGGCGTACCACGTGGACGGCGGGGGAGAGAACCCGATCGTCAACTACGAGCCGTCCATCACCGGCGGTCTGCGCGAGGGGCAGTACCCGACGCACGACGAGCAGGGCCCGGAGATCCACGGCCGGCTCACCCGCAAGCGCATCCCCCGCACCAACGACTATCTGCAGGCGGGCCAGCGGTACCTCCTCCTGGAGGAGTGGGAGCGCGACGACCTGGTGAAGAACCTCACCGGTCTGCTCGCCCAGTGCGACCGGCCCGTGCAGGAACGCATGGTGTGGCACTTCCTGCTGGTCGAGAACGACCTCGGGCTCCGGATCGGCGACGGCCTCGGCATCAGCCCCGAGGACGTGGCCGGCCTCGAACCGCTGGCCGGCCAGGACCTCACCGACGAGGACCGCAAGCGGCTCTCGAACCTCGGCAAGAACCCGCCGCGGGACGTCGAGGGCCTGACCATGACCCACTGCGTGCCGGACGAGCGGCACGTCGTGACCCGCTGA
- a CDS encoding DUF5133 domain-containing protein, which produces MLMAHPALLTDLLERYEALHVLHAEDGSDGARQRLEDVSYTLCIATGTRDIESALAAARRQLSGSRPADDSLVAGA; this is translated from the coding sequence ATGCTCATGGCCCACCCCGCCCTTCTCACCGACCTGCTCGAGCGCTACGAGGCGCTGCACGTCCTGCACGCGGAGGACGGCAGCGACGGAGCGCGTCAGCGCCTCGAGGACGTGTCCTACACCCTGTGCATCGCCACCGGCACCCGCGACATCGAATCCGCCCTGGCGGCGGCCCGCCGCCAGCTCTCCGGCAGCCGCCCCGCGGACGACTCGCTGGTGGCGGGCGCGTGA
- a CDS encoding DUF4097 family beta strand repeat-containing protein yields the protein MPTRRLTRLMVVLALLPLAGACSDDHDGASGGPRAEDTLRVAGAGEQVVIATDNGLRLRPADGRGVTVDDRVSEHWSHHGKVWTLDLSCSDRGAGEGACPRMPYVEIPDGVRVTATARNAGVDVAGVAAALDITTVNGDVTVTRSGRDDVEVRLSTRNGSVRATSLEARRVHAATTNGDVVVGCAAVPSGVSAATVNGSVDVTVPHDSPPYRVTAATDNGRTTVAVPVRDADRAHSMTLTTVNGDVGAHRD from the coding sequence ATGCCGACACGGCGCCTGACGCGTCTGATGGTGGTACTGGCCCTGCTGCCCCTCGCCGGGGCGTGCAGCGACGATCACGACGGGGCGTCCGGCGGCCCGCGCGCGGAGGACACGCTCCGTGTCGCGGGCGCCGGCGAACAGGTGGTGATCGCCACCGACAACGGTCTGCGGCTGCGCCCGGCGGACGGCCGTGGCGTCACCGTCGACGACCGTGTCTCCGAGCACTGGTCCCACCACGGGAAGGTGTGGACGCTCGACCTGTCCTGCTCCGACCGCGGCGCGGGCGAGGGGGCCTGTCCCCGGATGCCGTACGTGGAGATCCCGGACGGCGTGCGCGTCACCGCGACCGCCCGCAACGCCGGGGTCGACGTGGCGGGAGTCGCCGCCGCCCTGGACATCACGACCGTCAACGGCGATGTGACGGTGACCCGTTCCGGCCGCGACGACGTCGAGGTACGGCTGTCCACCCGCAACGGGTCCGTGCGCGCGACGAGCCTGGAGGCGCGGCGGGTGCACGCGGCGACCACGAACGGTGACGTGGTCGTCGGCTGTGCCGCGGTCCCCTCGGGCGTCAGCGCCGCCACCGTCAACGGCTCCGTCGACGTCACCGTGCCCCACGACAGCCCGCCCTACCGGGTCACCGCCGCCACCGACAACGGCCGTACCACCGTCGCCGTCCCCGTACGCGACGCCGACCGGGCCCACAGCATGACGCTGACCACGGTCAACGGCGATGTCGGCGCCCACCGCGACTGA
- a CDS encoding DUF475 domain-containing protein, protein MILKTFRWAFAVTALGLAAGVLYDGWAAFGIVAILAVLEISLSFDNAVVNAGILKKMNAFWQKIFLTVGVLIAVFGMRLVFPVVIVAITAKLNPYDAVQLAVTDKDRYQQLVTDAHPAIAAFGGMFLLMIFLDFIFEDRDIKWLAWLERPLAKLGKVDMLSVCIALIVLLITAFTFATQAHQHGGAHADKAQTVLISGVAGLITYMIVGGLSGYFEDKLEEEEEREKEADRSGSPVKLAGQAAFFMFLYLEVLDASFSFDGVIGAFAITNDIVLMALGLGIGAMYVRSLTVYLVRQGTLDDYVYLEHGAHYAIGALAVILMVTIQYQINEIITGLVGVILIGWSFWSSVRRNKALAAGEAATRTDSVPVP, encoded by the coding sequence GTGATTCTGAAGACCTTTCGCTGGGCGTTCGCGGTCACCGCGCTCGGCCTGGCCGCAGGAGTGCTGTACGACGGCTGGGCCGCGTTCGGCATCGTGGCGATCCTGGCCGTGCTGGAGATCTCGCTGTCGTTCGACAACGCCGTGGTCAACGCCGGAATCCTGAAGAAGATGAACGCCTTCTGGCAGAAGATCTTCCTCACGGTCGGCGTCCTGATCGCCGTGTTCGGCATGCGACTGGTCTTCCCGGTCGTGATCGTCGCGATCACCGCGAAGCTCAATCCGTACGACGCCGTCCAGCTGGCCGTGACCGACAAGGACCGATACCAGCAGCTGGTCACCGACGCGCACCCGGCGATCGCCGCGTTCGGTGGCATGTTCCTGCTGATGATCTTCCTGGACTTCATCTTCGAGGACCGGGACATCAAGTGGCTGGCCTGGCTGGAGCGGCCGCTGGCCAAGCTCGGCAAGGTCGACATGCTGTCGGTCTGCATCGCGCTGATCGTCCTGCTGATCACCGCCTTCACCTTCGCCACCCAGGCCCACCAGCACGGTGGCGCGCACGCCGACAAGGCGCAGACCGTCCTGATCTCCGGTGTCGCGGGCCTGATCACCTACATGATCGTCGGCGGTCTCTCCGGCTACTTCGAGGACAAACTCGAAGAGGAGGAGGAACGCGAGAAGGAGGCCGACCGCTCCGGCTCGCCGGTCAAACTGGCGGGCCAGGCCGCGTTCTTCATGTTCCTCTACCTGGAGGTCCTGGACGCCTCGTTCTCCTTCGACGGGGTGATCGGCGCGTTCGCCATCACCAACGACATCGTCCTGATGGCGCTCGGCCTCGGCATCGGCGCGATGTACGTCCGGTCGCTCACCGTGTACCTGGTCCGCCAGGGCACCCTCGACGACTACGTCTACCTGGAGCACGGCGCCCACTACGCGATCGGCGCCCTCGCGGTGATCCTCATGGTCACCATCCAGTACCAGATCAACGAGATCATCACCGGTCTCGTCGGCGTGATCCTGATCGGCTGGTCCTTCTGGTCCTCCGTGCGCCGCAACAAGGCGCTCGCGGCGGGGGAGGCGGCGACGAGGACGGACTCGGTGCCGGTGCCGTAG
- a CDS encoding SpoIIE family protein phosphatase, protein MAGVEDTGSLGRRPAPAAGLTSALEAIGTAAYVVDEEGRVVAVNSHAQQLLGRPAEEFLGRDAHDLLHRDAHGHALPRSRCSMRQAFHAGHTAQADEDHFECGDGSLLPVSWLITPYAVDGPEARTLVLVHARRPPENDSRPGAAAQPMPELERLALLAETTTRLTSTLDVEETLWRLVALVVPRLADWAVVDLITERDEVWRTVVVHAEGDTLVRHEDLQGPMPPVPEESPMPLSRALRGVASALAGPQTYRRDPDSGIAVEQRRLLEATGIRSAAIAPIRSTRSVLGALTLGRAKDPVDFTTADLPLIEDIARRAGLALDNARLYQRQRKVAETMQNHLLPQMPRVPGLQMTARYLPAPDASQVGGDWYDVFTLPDGATALAVGDVVGHDLEAAAGMAQLRNMLRAYAWAHQEPPSRIVARLDAAVMHITDVSMATMIFARVEERDDGHRELTWTNAGHPPPLLITHDGLAHYLTDGHGILLGTGVGTPRTDATALLPPGSTLLLYTDGLIEAVGHSLDEGLQNLRRHAAALAHRPLASFTDQVLRRVRHVRNDDDVALLAVRVPTRP, encoded by the coding sequence ATGGCAGGGGTGGAGGACACGGGGAGCCTCGGACGACGGCCGGCACCCGCTGCGGGGCTGACCAGCGCGCTGGAAGCCATCGGGACCGCGGCCTACGTCGTCGACGAAGAGGGCCGTGTCGTCGCCGTCAACAGCCACGCCCAGCAGCTGCTCGGCCGCCCCGCCGAGGAGTTCCTCGGCCGCGACGCGCACGACCTGCTGCACCGCGACGCCCACGGCCATGCCCTGCCGCGCAGCCGGTGCAGCATGCGGCAGGCATTCCACGCCGGGCACACCGCCCAGGCCGACGAGGACCACTTCGAGTGCGGCGACGGCTCCCTGCTGCCCGTCTCATGGCTGATCACGCCGTACGCGGTGGACGGTCCGGAAGCCCGCACCCTCGTCCTCGTCCACGCCCGGCGCCCGCCGGAGAACGACAGCCGGCCCGGGGCCGCGGCCCAGCCGATGCCGGAACTGGAGCGGCTCGCCCTGCTCGCCGAGACCACCACCCGCCTGACGTCCACGCTCGACGTCGAGGAGACGCTGTGGCGACTGGTGGCCCTCGTCGTACCCCGTCTGGCGGACTGGGCCGTCGTCGACCTGATCACCGAGCGCGACGAGGTGTGGCGGACCGTGGTCGTCCACGCGGAGGGCGACACCCTGGTCCGCCACGAGGACCTTCAGGGGCCGATGCCGCCGGTCCCGGAGGAATCGCCGATGCCCCTGTCCCGGGCTCTGCGCGGGGTCGCCTCCGCCCTGGCCGGCCCGCAGACCTACCGGCGGGACCCGGACTCCGGGATCGCGGTGGAACAGCGCCGCCTCCTCGAAGCCACCGGCATCCGCTCCGCCGCCATCGCCCCCATCCGCAGCACGCGCTCCGTCCTGGGGGCCCTGACGCTGGGCCGGGCCAAGGACCCGGTGGACTTCACCACCGCGGATCTGCCGCTGATCGAGGACATCGCCCGCCGAGCGGGCCTGGCTCTGGACAACGCGCGTCTCTACCAGCGTCAGCGCAAGGTGGCCGAGACCATGCAGAACCACCTGCTGCCCCAGATGCCACGGGTGCCCGGACTGCAGATGACGGCCCGCTACCTGCCCGCTCCCGACGCCTCGCAGGTCGGCGGCGACTGGTACGACGTCTTCACCCTCCCCGACGGCGCGACCGCGCTGGCCGTCGGGGACGTCGTGGGCCACGACCTGGAGGCAGCGGCCGGCATGGCACAACTGCGCAACATGCTCCGTGCCTACGCCTGGGCCCATCAGGAACCGCCGAGCCGGATCGTCGCCCGGCTCGACGCGGCGGTCATGCACATCACCGACGTCTCCATGGCCACGATGATCTTCGCCCGGGTCGAGGAGCGGGACGACGGCCACCGGGAACTGACCTGGACCAACGCCGGCCATCCGCCACCCCTCCTGATCACCCACGACGGCCTGGCCCACTACCTCACCGACGGCCACGGCATCCTGCTGGGCACCGGAGTGGGCACCCCCCGCACCGACGCGACCGCCCTGCTGCCGCCCGGCTCCACCCTGCTGCTGTACACCGACGGCCTGATCGAGGCGGTCGGCCATTCCCTCGACGAGGGGCTGCAGAACCTGCGCCGGCACGCGGCCGCCCTCGCCCACCGCCCGCTGGCCTCCTTCACGGACCAGGTGCTGCGCCGGGTGCGCCACGTCCGCAACGACGACGACGTCGCCCTGCTCGCCGTACGAGTGCCGACCAGACCGTGA
- a CDS encoding chitosanase codes for MGAATCVGMLGPAPTAAASAAAPGLDDPAKKEIAMKLVSSAENSSLDWKAQYGYIEDIGDGRGYTAGIIGFCSGTGDMLDLVQLYADRKPGNVLARYLPALRRVDGTDSHDGLDPAFPDDWRKAARDTVFQQAQNDERDRVYFNPAVRQGKADGLRALGQFAYYDAIVMHGDGGDATSFSSIRRRALRQASPPAQGGNETTYLNAFLDARVWAMKQEEAHSDTSRVDTAQRVFLRQGNLDLNPPLDWKVYGDSYHIG; via the coding sequence ATGGGGGCGGCGACCTGCGTCGGAATGCTCGGCCCGGCGCCCACCGCGGCGGCATCCGCCGCCGCACCGGGTCTCGACGACCCGGCGAAGAAGGAGATCGCCATGAAGCTGGTGTCGAGCGCGGAGAACTCCTCGCTCGACTGGAAGGCGCAGTACGGGTACATCGAGGACATCGGTGACGGTCGCGGGTACACCGCCGGCATCATCGGCTTCTGCTCCGGCACCGGAGACATGCTCGACCTCGTCCAGCTCTACGCCGACCGCAAGCCCGGCAACGTCCTCGCCAGGTATCTGCCGGCACTGCGCCGCGTCGACGGCACCGACTCCCACGACGGCCTGGATCCGGCCTTCCCCGACGACTGGCGCAAGGCCGCCCGGGACACCGTGTTCCAGCAGGCGCAGAACGACGAACGCGACCGCGTCTACTTCAACCCCGCCGTCCGGCAGGGCAAGGCGGACGGGCTGCGGGCCCTCGGCCAGTTCGCCTACTACGACGCCATCGTCATGCACGGCGACGGCGGCGACGCGACCAGCTTCAGCAGCATCCGCCGCCGGGCCCTGCGTCAGGCGAGCCCCCCGGCGCAGGGCGGCAACGAGACGACGTACCTCAACGCCTTCCTCGACGCGCGCGTGTGGGCGATGAAACAGGAGGAGGCGCACAGCGACACCAGCCGGGTCGACACCGCCCAGCGGGTCTTCCTGCGCCAGGGCAACCTCGACCTGAACCCGCCCCTGGACTGGAAGGTGTACGGCGACAGTTACCACATCGGCTGA